In a single window of the candidate division WOR-3 bacterium genome:
- a CDS encoding NusG domain II-containing protein, producing MDNLKRDLGRLTVLDVLLIAALLALPGWALIRAARAAGERPIARIFQNNRLVGTYQLDRDQTIAIGDRAGPEMSIEVRGGAIRVAESDCPKGVCKHAGWVRTPGRTIVCIPNRVLIEVRGASRDYDAESY from the coding sequence CTGGACAACTTGAAGCGTGACCTTGGCAGACTCACGGTACTCGACGTCCTGCTCATCGCTGCGTTGCTGGCTCTGCCCGGATGGGCGCTGATCCGGGCGGCGCGGGCCGCGGGCGAGCGGCCGATCGCCCGCATCTTCCAGAACAACCGGCTGGTGGGCACGTACCAGCTTGACCGCGACCAGACGATAGCGATCGGCGACAGGGCAGGACCGGAGATGAGCATCGAGGTCAGAGGCGGCGCCATCCGGGTGGCCGAGTCGGACTGCCCCAAGGGAGTCTGCAAGCACGCCGGCTGGGTACGGACTCCGGGCCGCACCATAGTGTGCATTCCGAACCGGGTGCTGATCGAAGTCAGAGGCGCGTCCCGCGACTACGATGCCGAGAGCTATTGA
- a CDS encoding response regulator yields MTTKGKRILIVDDDADFITATRAVLAGAGYEVEACTKAAEASARIREFRPDLLVLDVMMETGSAGFDVSYQVRKDPHYAKTPILMVTAIHQTTPLRFSPETDGEFLPVEKFLDKPVPADVLLREVAHLLESAE; encoded by the coding sequence ATGACAACCAAGGGAAAGCGGATTCTCATCGTTGACGACGACGCTGACTTCATCACCGCGACCCGGGCGGTTCTCGCCGGAGCGGGCTACGAAGTCGAGGCGTGCACCAAGGCAGCGGAGGCATCGGCCAGGATACGGGAGTTCCGGCCGGATCTGCTCGTGCTGGATGTCATGATGGAGACTGGCTCGGCCGGGTTCGACGTCTCATACCAGGTGAGGAAAGACCCGCACTACGCGAAGACGCCGATCCTGATGGTCACCGCGATTCACCAGACCACGCCGCTGCGCTTCTCGCCGGAAACCGACGGCGAATTCCTGCCCGTAGAGAAGTTCCTGGATAAGCCGGTGCCGGCCGATGTCCTGCTTCGGGAAGTGGCGCACCTGCTTGAATCAGCCGAATAG
- a CDS encoding HAMP domain-containing histidine kinase: protein MSCFGKWRTCLNQPNSPGSPGRADEAFRQLAWFIRLRWLAIAGVLATLPAAWYLLRLRFDPMPLLAVTAGVVAANVFFRVRLRRTSTAERLTGLARTQIVIDLIALVLLLYFAGGIENPFSFYFVFHTAIAAFIFPESGSLVIATLAFGLYTAMVLLDWTGVIARFPLTGLYAVSPYQSLGPVLANIIVFGSTLYIVRYFTAAISRRLSRRTNQLAQANRKLLEADRNRVQSVITVTHELRSPAAAAASLLEVVERVSPDERPALIDRARQRINGLLRLIGDLLDLHQLELGTTNVETAPVPVAEVVEAAAAEYAALARERGVSVRVELPADLPPAQASARYLEFTVRNLLANAIQYNRPGGSVTVSARQSEGFVEVEVADTGMGIPERDLPHVFDIFFRGDEAKKTDRLAPGLGLSLVKRLVETQGGTVRVESEAGKGSRFFFTVPIAGKPEPA from the coding sequence ATGTCCTGCTTCGGGAAGTGGCGCACCTGCTTGAATCAGCCGAATAGCCCCGGTAGCCCGGGGCGAGCCGACGAGGCTTTCCGCCAGCTGGCCTGGTTCATACGGTTGCGCTGGCTGGCCATTGCCGGCGTGCTGGCCACGTTGCCGGCGGCGTGGTACCTGCTGCGTCTCCGGTTCGACCCGATGCCGCTGCTCGCTGTGACCGCCGGTGTCGTGGCGGCCAACGTCTTCTTCCGGGTGCGGCTGCGACGGACGTCAACGGCCGAACGTCTGACCGGACTCGCCCGTACCCAGATAGTGATCGACCTCATCGCTCTTGTGCTTTTGCTCTACTTCGCCGGTGGGATTGAGAACCCATTCAGCTTCTACTTCGTCTTTCACACCGCCATCGCCGCCTTCATCTTCCCGGAATCAGGCAGTTTGGTCATCGCCACTCTGGCCTTCGGATTGTACACGGCAATGGTGCTGCTCGATTGGACGGGAGTGATTGCACGCTTCCCCCTGACCGGGCTCTACGCCGTCTCACCCTACCAGTCACTGGGGCCGGTGCTTGCCAACATAATCGTCTTCGGCAGCACGCTATACATCGTCCGCTACTTCACCGCCGCCATCAGCCGCCGCCTGAGCCGGCGCACGAACCAGCTGGCCCAGGCCAACCGGAAGCTGCTCGAGGCGGACCGAAACCGGGTTCAGTCCGTCATCACCGTTACCCACGAACTCCGGTCGCCGGCCGCGGCCGCGGCCAGCCTGCTTGAGGTCGTGGAACGGGTGAGTCCGGACGAGCGGCCGGCGCTCATCGACCGTGCGCGCCAGCGTATCAACGGGCTGCTGCGGCTGATCGGCGATCTGCTCGACCTGCACCAGCTGGAGCTGGGCACCACGAACGTCGAGACCGCACCGGTACCGGTCGCCGAGGTCGTGGAAGCCGCCGCCGCCGAGTACGCGGCGCTGGCCCGCGAGCGCGGCGTCAGTGTGCGGGTGGAGCTGCCAGCGGATCTGCCACCCGCTCAGGCCAGCGCCCGGTACCTTGAGTTCACGGTTCGGAACCTGCTGGCCAATGCCATTCAGTACAACCGGCCCGGGGGCAGCGTGACGGTATCCGCGCGGCAGTCAGAGGGCTTTGTGGAAGTCGAGGTGGCCGATACGGGGATGGGCATTCCCGAACGCGACCTGCCGCACGTCTTTGACATCTTCTTCCGGGGAGACGAGGCAAAGAAGACGGATCGACTGGCGCCGGGGCTGGGGCTTTCGCTGGTGAAGCGGCTGGTGGAAACGCAGGGCGGAACCGTGCGGGTTGAAAGCGAGGCCGGAAAGGGGAGCCGGTTCTTCTTCACCGTCCCGATTGCAGGCAAGCCCGAACCCGCCTAG